TGTTGATGTACAATTTGGGAATGTGGTAATATGCTGTAGTTTTGCTCTTGTGCAAACATAAacacaaacgcaaacaaaagcATCaatatatcttttattttaatagATTGCATTGAAAACACTACCATTTTATTCTGACTACTTTGGTATTGCATACCCGCTACCAAAGATGGATCTCATTGCAATACCAGATTTTGCAgctggtgcaatggaaaactgGGGTCTCGTAACTTACCGAGAGACCTGCTTGTTGGTTGATCCCAATGAAACAGCTGCTGTGACAAAACAATACGTTGCATTGGTTGTTGGTCATGAAATTGCGCATCAGTGGTTCGGCAATTTAACAACAATGAACTGGTGGACACACCTGTGGTTAAACGAAGGATTTGCTTCTTTTATCGAATACATGTGTGTGGACCACTGCTGTCCTGAGTATGATATTTGGACACAATTTGTTACCAATGACTTCACAAGAGCTTTAGAACTAGACGCACTTGGTAATAGCCATCCAATAGAGGTTCCAGTAGGCCATCCTTCCGAAATTGATGAAATATTTGATGCCATATCCTACAGCAAAGGTGCCTCTGTTATTCGCATGTTGCATGAGTATCTTGGTGACAAAGATTTCCGAGCTGGTCTTCACAGCTACTTGACAACCTTTCAGTACAAGAATGGAAGCACAGGTAATTTTTGATAGCACAAGCATATGTATTAACATGTTCTATTCGCACTGCATAAAGTTACCAGGATAAGTTGTTATGCTTTTTTACCTGGGTGTTTTGATTTGACATAGAAATGTTTATGATTGATTTTACTTTTCTGCATGTTAGGGTCTATAAAGTAGTAAACACTATTCTGGACTAAAGTCACTTCCTAGGTTTGCTTCTAAGAACTTCCAAATTCCAAATCGTTGTCacatttaatgttttatttatttaatatttaattaatATTTAATGTTgattaatatttaataaatttagtACCTCTCTGGTTATTTTAGAGGATTTATGGGACCATCTGGAGAAGTCCAGCAGTAAACCAGTCGGTCGTGTAATGAGTACATGGACACAACAGATGGGCTACCCTGTCGTTGCAGTATCATCAGAACAAGCACAGTCCAAACAAATCCTCAAAATTAGCCAAAAGAAGTTTACTGCTGATGGATCTGAGGGTAAAATTTCATATCATATTATAAGTACTAACAATAGTTTAGTGTTTGGTAAATTAAGTTACAACTTCAATAACCACTACAATAACATTATGGCAATGTTACACAAAAAAATGTCCTTTAGCTATTATGTCTTACTGACCATTAAAATTGTTGGATTGTAAAGGGCGTATGCAGTTAGGGGGTGGAACGACCAACTTTTCCTTtccagaaaaatatcaaaagtaaAAAAGGTCCTCTTTAGATTAAACACGTTTGTTTTATACGCAATTAAttgtgtatttttgttttgaagcgATTTCCTACTGTAATACTAAAATTTGTAGTGCATTTTATCCAATCTAGAGGACTGGAATTCTCAAATTCACACTAACCCTAAGTCATGATAGGGTTGTTTCTTACTCATTAATACATATATTTACCATTTCGCTCCATCCTACAGAGAACCGGTGGATACGACTCTAAACGTAATTACTTAAATtggaagaaaaattatgctccATTCCCGTTTATTTTTAAAGCTGTCATTGAAAACTCAAAAAACTAAGGCAAAAAAAGAACTTAAATTCCAGTGTTGTTGAATATAGATTATTACATATCCTTAAAATTAATCAGCAGAATTCTGTCAATTACTtgataaaaatcataaaaattgaGTTATTCCCCAAAGTCTGATTTTTATCCAGTACATTAGTTATTCTTAATGTACAAATTTTCTAGATGCTgagaaacgtttatggtctgtCCCAATCACTATTGCAACAAGCAAGAATCCTAATGAAAAAGAATTGACAACACTACTGAGTGACCCAGATATGGTTTTATTCCTTGATAATATTCCCGAAGATGCTTGGATAAAACTCAATCTTGGTCAATTTGGTTTCTACCGTACGTGTTATTCTCCGGAAATGATTCAGAAATTAGTTCCTGGTATTAAATCACTCTCTGCTGTAGATCGTCTTGGTATTGAAAATGATATGTTTGCACTTGCAATGGCTGGTACCACAAGCACGACAAactttttagatgttttgttgGGATATGCTGAGGAAACTAACTACACAGTTTGGAAAGATCTCGACGCCAACCTTGGCCATCTCTCCATACTTCTACAAAACACCAGTGCTTATGATAAATTCAAAGAGTTTGTGAGAAAAATCTACAAACCTATCGCAGAAAATATTGGCTGGGATGCTAAAGAGGATGACAGTAtgtaaacaatttgttgcatcTTGTATAAGCCATCTACTCTTTCTAAAGCTTGAAAAGTCCTTTTCAAACAACTTGATTCAATCAAAATTCTACCTAGAAATAGCTGAAgggaaaagtaaaaaacaattattttacaAACAAATTGTTTTGGATCCATTGGTAGGGTTAAATCTGTGAAACAAGTGCTGATCTTTAGAGGGCACTGATTAGGACAGAATTAGACAAGGGTATTATGCTTCACAATAACTTaaagaactgaaaaaaaaaaaaaaatcaaccacGTTTGAACTGCATATTTTTACTGTTTAGATGCGTTGACCCCCATGTTGCGAAGTGTGATTTTGAGACGACTTGGAAAATACGGTGATGCCGACACAATTGAGGAATGTCAACGAAGATTTAAGGCACATGTTGATGGTACTGAATCGATACCGGCTGATTTAAGAGCAGTTGTGTATAGGTTTGTATTGGTCGTAAACTATTTGTTACTTTAGAAAATTTTCCACTAAGATTTTAAACAGTGATAAATTCCAAGGATGGTTGAAATTTCTGTAGAGATTTCCAAGAAAGTCAGGGAAAATATTCGTATTCAGGGAGTTGGATTGGTATAAACATGATCACTGATTTTCAGGAATTCTGGATTGTGGTTTCTTAtcctttttttttgcaaaaaattttcaaCTAACAATTTCAACCATGGTCATAAAGTTTATCAAGCAAGggcaaaaaaatgaaacaacttTGTGTTCATTGACGATAGTGATGTGATAATATACAACTAAAATTGGTTGTAAAttatatttgaaaataattatgtgTAGAATTACGTCCGAGGTTTTTTGCACAAAATGTATCTGTAATTCTAGTAGAAAAAAACTCTGTAACTTGTGTTTCCTAATAACTAAGAAAACTGAGGTATATTGAAGATCTGTCTGAGTTGGACAGGACATCTAAGACATCTACAGTGTCCTTTAGGTTTTGTTAGGGACATTTTGtgatttagcaatttttttttgtaattctgAGCATGAATGACCTTTTTGTTGTAGTACTGTTGTTTCTAATGGAAGTGTGGAGACGCAAGACGAACTGATCAAGCTTTTCCGTAATACCACTCACATGGAGGAGCACAATCGAATAATGCGATCGATGGGTTCAAGCGACGAGGCTGAACTTATAACAAAAGCTCTTGAGTTTTCTCTTTCAGTAAGATCTTTCAGTATTTAACATTTCACTAGTGATTTATTGGTTTGATTGTTATCATCTGTTTATTGATACACAGGATGATGTTAGATCGCAAGATACTGTGTTTGCAATGGCGGGATGCACAGGAAGGTATGTCACGTTTAACCTGACCTATGTAGTTTGTTAGATACAATTATAGGTTGCCAAAAATAATGTTAGGAAATACCTGGTCTCTTTAAATATCGCAACTTTACACGAACTTCTCCCGCAATGCTTGCTACTGTACGCGAAATTTTCTCACAATGCTTACTACTGTACGGGAACTTTTCTCGCAATTCTTGCTACTGTATGCCAACTTCTCCCACAATCCTTGCTACTGTACGGGATCTTTTCTTACAATGCCTGCTACTGTACGCGATAATACTATTTCAAAGTAAGAAAGTTTCGTGaaagaaacttttgcgaattCCACGATTTCTGTCATATATcgcgaaaaattttaaaaagactaAGAAAGTATATAGTATATCAACATATTTTGAAATAGCTTTGCGCAATAGTCAATTCTCATGTTTTTTATTCATACcggaatttttttataagctgAAAACTTTATTTATATCACTTTCGTCCTTATTTGTGTAATAATTGTCACCAACTCTTCGTGATAACTTTACACGCTATTTCGAGACCTGCTGGAATATACAAAAACCAACACCTTTTCCTATCGCGAAACATAATTCtcgaaataaaaattattgaaattatcatTCACTAAAGTTATCCTTGCAAAAGTTATTTTCCAAGATTTCACTAATTTTTTTGACTCGCGAAAGTGTTTTCCTTCAAGCCACCTTTTAATCACTAAacaaattgtagtttttaaaatatttcctttttttatttaaactataGTTTCTTCTAACTTGTTGTTTACATTATAGCTATCTCGGCCGAAAAATGACATGGCAGTTTACGAAGGATAATTGGGAGGTGTTGTATAAACGCTACGATGGAGGCTTTCTGTTGTCAAGATTAGTCATGGTATGGATCATgtgtattttaaacatattccTCAAAAAAGAACAGAATTTTGTTGTGCATTTCAAACTTTAACATCATGCTACCTTTTCCTGTACTAAAAAGTTCTGCGGTCTTAGTCCGTTAGGGCTTGGATGTACGGTTAGGGTTACTTCACAAAGTCTAACTACGCGATCTCTATAatgatagccgtattct
The genomic region above belongs to Hydractinia symbiolongicarpus strain clone_291-10 chromosome 4, HSymV2.1, whole genome shotgun sequence and contains:
- the LOC130641784 gene encoding puromycin-sensitive aminopeptidase-like, producing the protein MGKKEFKHLSKSVKPLNYKIQLQPDLELHNFKGEELVDIEVKRECAKITINSLDIEISSVVFHSDTQVLTASDIVYKAEDETVTFKFPHKLPVGNAQLEIVFVGELNDKMKGFYRSKYTSLSGEERFCAVTQFEPTDARRAFPCWDEPAIKATFDITLIAPKDRVVLSNMDVLKQTDSETNASLQVVTFNRTPIMSTYLVAFVVGEFDYVEDKTTDGILVRVYTPLGKTEQGKFALEIALKTLPFYSDYFGIAYPLPKMDLIAIPDFAAGAMENWGLVTYRETCLLVDPNETAAVTKQYVALVVGHEIAHQWFGNLTTMNWWTHLWLNEGFASFIEYMCVDHCCPEYDIWTQFVTNDFTRALELDALGNSHPIEVPVGHPSEIDEIFDAISYSKGASVIRMLHEYLGDKDFRAGLHSYLTTFQYKNGSTEDLWDHLEKSSSKPVGRVMSTWTQQMGYPVVAVSSEQAQSKQILKISQKKFTADGSEDAEKRLWSVPITIATSKNPNEKELTTLLSDPDMVLFLDNIPEDAWIKLNLGQFGFYRTCYSPEMIQKLVPGIKSLSAVDRLGIENDMFALAMAGTTSTTNFLDVLLGYAEETNYTVWKDLDANLGHLSILLQNTSAYDKFKEFVRKIYKPIAENIGWDAKEDDNALTPMLRSVILRRLGKYGDADTIEECQRRFKAHVDGTESIPADLRAVVYSTVVSNGSVETQDELIKLFRNTTHMEEHNRIMRSMGSSDEAELITKALEFSLSDDVRSQDTVFAMAGCTGSYLGRKMTWQFTKDNWEVLYKRYDGGFLLSRLVMLSTENFATAEEAQDVESFFTAHKVPAAERTVKQSLERIGLNQKWLSRDGESVVEWLNKN